In the genome of Myxococcus stipitatus, one region contains:
- the sctN gene encoding type III secretion system ATPase SctN — protein sequence MAIDLSHYFDLIKDAQTVRVRGRVTELTGLIIKASVPNVRVGELVLIKSRSRGSVKAEVVGFQGDEVMLMPLGELYGIGPDSEVIPTGKPLSIKCGEALLGRVLNGIGEPMDGSALPEEGLIDWSVDRDCPDPFTRQRIERPLPLGVRCIDGLLTVGEGQRVGLFAGSGVGKSTLMGQIARNTQADLCVVALIGERGREVREFIEDAMGEEGMKRSVLVCATSDQPSLVRLRAAYVATAIAEYFRERGGNVLFMLDTVTRLARAQREIGLAVGEPPARQGYPPSVFSMLPRILERTGNSAKGKCTAIYTCLVAGGDMEEPIADEVRGILDGHFILNRALGERNQWPAMDVLASLSRVMSGIVSKEHKKAAGKLRETLSTYEKQRDLILLGAYQYGTDPRTDYAIDKYDAIIDFLKQDTHSNSGFEETVEQLVALFEE from the coding sequence ATGGCCATCGACCTCTCGCATTACTTCGACCTCATCAAGGACGCGCAGACCGTCCGCGTCCGGGGCCGCGTCACCGAGCTGACGGGCCTCATCATCAAGGCGAGCGTCCCCAACGTCCGCGTGGGCGAGCTGGTGCTCATCAAGAGCCGCTCCCGTGGCTCCGTGAAGGCGGAGGTCGTGGGTTTTCAGGGGGATGAGGTGATGCTCATGCCCCTGGGCGAGCTGTACGGCATCGGCCCGGACAGTGAAGTCATCCCCACCGGCAAGCCCCTGAGCATCAAGTGTGGCGAGGCGCTCCTGGGGCGCGTGCTCAACGGCATCGGCGAGCCGATGGACGGCAGCGCGCTGCCCGAAGAGGGCCTCATCGACTGGTCCGTGGACCGCGACTGTCCGGACCCGTTCACCCGTCAGCGCATCGAGCGGCCGCTGCCCCTGGGCGTGCGCTGCATCGACGGACTGCTCACCGTGGGCGAGGGCCAGCGCGTCGGACTCTTCGCCGGCTCCGGCGTCGGCAAGTCCACGCTGATGGGACAGATAGCGCGCAACACCCAGGCCGACCTGTGCGTCGTGGCGCTCATCGGCGAGCGTGGTCGCGAAGTGCGAGAGTTCATCGAAGACGCGATGGGCGAGGAGGGCATGAAGCGCTCCGTGCTGGTCTGCGCGACCTCCGACCAGCCCAGCCTCGTGCGTCTGCGCGCCGCGTACGTCGCCACGGCCATCGCCGAGTACTTCCGCGAGCGCGGCGGCAACGTCCTCTTCATGCTCGACACCGTCACGCGTCTGGCGCGTGCCCAGCGTGAGATTGGCCTCGCGGTGGGCGAGCCCCCGGCCCGTCAAGGCTACCCGCCGAGTGTGTTCTCCATGCTGCCGCGCATCCTGGAGCGCACGGGCAACTCGGCGAAGGGCAAGTGCACCGCCATCTACACGTGCCTCGTGGCCGGCGGTGACATGGAAGAGCCCATCGCCGACGAAGTCCGCGGTATTCTCGACGGTCACTTCATCCTCAACCGCGCGCTGGGTGAGCGGAACCAGTGGCCCGCGATGGACGTGCTGGCCAGCCTCAGCCGTGTGATGAGCGGCATCGTCAGCAAGGAGCACAAGAAGGCGGCGGGGAAGCTGCGCGAGACGCTCTCCACCTACGAGAAGCAGCGCGACCTCATCCTGCTGGGCGCCTACCAGTACGGGACGGACCCCCGCACCGACTACGCCATCGACAAGTACGACGCCATCATCGACTTCCTCAAGCAGGACACCCACTCCAACTCCGGCTTCGAGGAGACGGTGGAGCAGCTGGTGGCGTTGTTCGAGGAGTGA
- a CDS encoding flagellar assembly protein FliH, translated as MPPYRLQTLLDMRARAKEEAEQAFSDAIKALEREKAELQRLMDELERRKRERKEKVAAYLKEVMAKGAGINGMNMMGRFEERLKDEEAQVALEVERQREAVKVAERVVEQRRREMAEAAKELKAIEKHKETWQKQVKYERQQREELNQEEIGNALFLARQRK; from the coding sequence ATGCCCCCGTACCGGTTGCAGACCCTGCTGGACATGCGTGCCCGGGCCAAGGAGGAGGCCGAACAGGCCTTCTCCGACGCCATCAAGGCCCTGGAGCGGGAGAAGGCGGAGCTCCAGCGGCTGATGGACGAGCTGGAGCGGCGCAAGCGCGAGCGCAAGGAGAAGGTGGCCGCCTACCTCAAGGAGGTCATGGCCAAGGGCGCTGGCATCAACGGCATGAACATGATGGGCCGCTTCGAGGAGCGCCTGAAGGACGAAGAGGCGCAGGTGGCGCTGGAGGTGGAGCGCCAGCGTGAAGCGGTGAAGGTGGCCGAGCGGGTCGTGGAGCAGCGGCGGCGGGAGATGGCCGAAGCGGCCAAGGAGCTCAAGGCCATCGAGAAGCACAAGGAGACCTGGCAGAAGCAGGTGAAGTACGAGCGCCAGCAGCGCGAGGAGCTCAACCAGGAGGAGATTGGCAACGCCTTGTTCCTGGCTCGCCAGCGCAAGTAA
- a CDS encoding FliH/SctL family protein: MAIGKVIKGDGTADSSLVTERPVLRPPRAGVMNAEVFEARQGAQAILEDAQREKERILAEAQREREELLAKTREQGRQEGLAQATEIILRAKLQAGEILGSYEKDVIALGLRVGEKIIGRSLEKDPDLMLELCAAAIDNLRSARSMILRVHPKTAAVLRAKKPVLMELIGRAVDVAIKEDPEVAPVGCIVQTEFGTVDAQLPTQLEMLQSVLLPDQNGPKEGPA, encoded by the coding sequence ATGGCGATCGGCAAGGTGATCAAGGGAGATGGGACGGCCGACTCGTCCCTCGTGACGGAGCGGCCGGTGCTGCGGCCCCCGCGCGCGGGGGTGATGAACGCGGAGGTCTTCGAGGCGCGGCAAGGAGCCCAGGCCATCCTCGAGGACGCCCAGCGCGAGAAGGAGCGCATCCTCGCGGAGGCGCAGCGCGAGCGGGAGGAGCTGCTGGCGAAGACGCGCGAGCAGGGGCGGCAGGAGGGCCTGGCCCAGGCCACGGAGATCATCCTCCGCGCGAAGCTCCAGGCTGGGGAGATCCTCGGCTCGTACGAGAAGGACGTCATCGCGCTGGGGCTGCGCGTCGGCGAGAAGATCATCGGCCGGAGCCTGGAGAAGGACCCGGACCTGATGCTGGAGCTGTGCGCGGCGGCCATCGACAACCTGCGCAGCGCCCGCTCCATGATTCTGCGGGTCCACCCCAAGACGGCGGCCGTGCTCCGGGCCAAGAAGCCCGTGCTGATGGAGCTCATCGGCCGCGCGGTGGATGTCGCCATCAAGGAGGACCCGGAGGTTGCTCCGGTGGGCTGCATCGTCCAGACGGAGTTCGGCACCGTGGACGCGCAGCTCCCGACGCAGCTCGAGATGCTCCAGAGCGTGTTGTTGCCGGACCAGAACGGCCCGAAGGAAGGCCCGGCCTGA
- a CDS encoding tetratricopeptide repeat protein has protein sequence MAESVSEISNSLVPLGRQQAMVLLEAGYLWLDMGQFDKAKEIFSGAAALMPKSEVPQLGLGAVEFAQGRHDKALQAYRSAQRLAPQASLPRAHVGEALLFLGKVPEALKELKAAIDLEPEGDGARLAQALIQAKEAGVLPPAKK, from the coding sequence ATGGCGGAGAGCGTCTCGGAGATCTCGAACAGCCTGGTTCCCCTCGGGCGCCAGCAGGCCATGGTGTTGCTGGAGGCCGGCTACCTGTGGCTGGACATGGGTCAGTTCGACAAGGCGAAGGAGATCTTCTCTGGCGCCGCGGCGCTGATGCCCAAGAGCGAGGTGCCGCAGCTGGGCCTGGGTGCGGTGGAGTTCGCGCAGGGTCGGCACGACAAGGCGCTGCAGGCGTACCGCTCCGCGCAGCGGCTGGCGCCGCAGGCCTCGCTGCCTCGGGCCCACGTGGGCGAGGCTCTCCTGTTCCTGGGCAAGGTCCCGGAAGCCCTGAAGGAGCTCAAGGCGGCCATCGACCTGGAGCCCGAGGGTGATGGGGCCCGTCTGGCGCAGGCGCTCATCCAGGCGAAGGAAGCGGGGGTCCTGCCTCCCGCGAAGAAGTAG
- a CDS encoding type III secretion protein, with product MIRRPQAFAAPLLALVLVTGCHIELQHELSEADANEIYVLLSKNGINAKKEKEEGGNEVRFMITVPKTDAAEAAELLKLNSLPRPVEKGLSHFAKGSMVPTATEERAMLLKAMAGEVSNALNQIDGVLEARAIVSVPENNDLTQPENKPLPSASVFIKYRVGEGGKAPIDEARVKEFVAAAVPELKPEAVRVLMTAAQGPKAEKTDENRQQDVLGLRMTASSAGQFKLMMGGVGLLMALMMGLTVWSMTRGGGGSPAPKTGRPRVRPPEA from the coding sequence ATGATTCGCCGACCGCAAGCGTTCGCCGCCCCGCTTCTCGCCCTCGTGCTCGTGACGGGCTGTCACATCGAGCTCCAGCACGAGTTGAGCGAGGCGGACGCGAACGAAATCTACGTCCTGCTCAGCAAGAACGGCATCAACGCGAAGAAGGAGAAGGAGGAGGGTGGCAACGAGGTGCGGTTCATGATCACCGTGCCCAAGACCGACGCCGCCGAAGCCGCGGAGCTGCTCAAGCTCAACTCGCTTCCCCGACCGGTGGAGAAGGGCCTGTCCCACTTCGCCAAGGGAAGCATGGTCCCCACCGCCACGGAGGAGCGCGCGATGCTCCTGAAGGCCATGGCGGGTGAGGTCTCCAACGCGCTCAACCAGATTGACGGGGTGCTGGAGGCTCGCGCCATCGTCAGCGTGCCGGAGAACAACGACCTGACGCAGCCGGAGAACAAGCCGCTGCCGTCCGCGTCCGTGTTCATCAAGTACCGCGTGGGCGAGGGAGGCAAGGCGCCCATCGACGAGGCCCGGGTGAAGGAGTTCGTCGCCGCCGCGGTGCCGGAGCTGAAGCCGGAGGCGGTGCGGGTGTTGATGACGGCCGCGCAGGGACCCAAGGCGGAGAAGACGGACGAGAACCGTCAGCAGGACGTGCTGGGGCTGCGGATGACCGCGTCGAGCGCCGGCCAGTTCAAGCTGATGATGGGCGGCGTGGGCCTGCTGATGGCGCTGATGATGGGCCTGACCGTGTGGTCGATGACGCGAGGGGGTGGTGGCTCTCCCGCGCCCAAGACGGGACGTCCCCGCGTTCGCCCCCCCGAGGCCTGA
- a CDS encoding sigma-70 family RNA polymerase sigma factor: protein MPLGEDRKAILTKYGPYVRSLAATVRKQFNAQLELDELLAYGQIGLLEAAERFDPKVGANFLTFAHYRIKGAIFDGLRKMGVLRGSDARNAFVGERAAAYLGNLSDRESGSSNRGSSFDDDVSDISDAVQGLAMVFASSLEGADSSGYTDESLPADVRLEMEQLKTRVRAAIEKLPEKERKLLQGYYFQGRTLEDAGAEIGQSKSWASRLHARAIDRLKELLNEEEELPPTSTDARRLSHGGSDGGRLRGAGGSAKAAGSERPADEQAGRVEVRRSSR from the coding sequence TTGCCACTGGGCGAAGACAGAAAGGCCATTCTCACCAAGTACGGCCCCTACGTTCGGTCCCTCGCGGCGACCGTGCGCAAGCAGTTCAACGCCCAGCTCGAGCTGGACGAGCTGCTGGCCTACGGACAGATAGGCCTCCTGGAAGCAGCGGAGCGGTTCGACCCGAAGGTTGGCGCCAACTTCCTGACCTTCGCCCACTACCGCATCAAGGGCGCCATCTTCGACGGCCTGAGGAAGATGGGGGTGTTGCGGGGTTCGGACGCGCGAAACGCGTTCGTGGGAGAGCGGGCGGCGGCGTATCTGGGCAATTTGTCGGACCGCGAGTCGGGTTCAAGCAACCGCGGCAGCTCATTCGACGATGATGTCAGTGACATCTCGGATGCGGTGCAGGGGTTGGCGATGGTGTTCGCCTCCAGTCTGGAGGGGGCGGACAGCTCCGGGTACACGGATGAGTCCCTTCCGGCCGATGTCCGGCTGGAGATGGAGCAGCTGAAGACGCGGGTGCGGGCGGCGATCGAGAAGCTCCCCGAGAAGGAGCGCAAGCTCCTCCAGGGGTATTACTTCCAGGGCAGGACGCTGGAAGATGCCGGGGCGGAAATCGGGCAGTCGAAGAGTTGGGCCTCGCGGCTTCATGCGCGAGCCATCGACCGGCTCAAGGAACTCTTGAACGAGGAGGAGGAACTCCCTCCCACCTCGACGGATGCAAGGAGGCTGTCACATGGCGGGTCCGATGGCGGGCGTCTCCGCGGCGCAGGTGGCTCAGCAAAAGCTGCAGGATCAGAGCGTCCAGCAGACGAACAAGCAGGGCGTGTCGAAGTTCGACGGAGTTCTCGCTGA